One part of the archaeon CG10_big_fil_rev_8_21_14_0_10_43_11 genome encodes these proteins:
- a CDS encoding phosphoesterase gives MTTNLCIYHKNCIDGTTSAAVFLTKFPNSKTIPFDYNYTQSNIQSLANQLDLDTHLYLIDFSFKPEQIQTLLDTGAHLTILDHHVGVNKTLEQIKHECFAYTFDNNESGTSIAWKHFFGEPVPRLVELVKDRDIWAWKHGDETKHANNYLSLFINKPEKMKEVLKQDAALIIERGSYMSAYADDLVHTLETRLTPVTISVGEYVVLAYNTPLFHSEVGHYFAKKNKQAVAVFSYIDDGVKVSFRGQDNDKPLAREIAELLGGGGHDNAASARVSVKQFIDMIVL, from the coding sequence ATGACAACAAATCTATGCATATATCATAAAAACTGTATTGATGGTACTACGAGTGCTGCAGTGTTTTTAACAAAATTTCCAAACTCAAAAACAATCCCGTTTGACTACAATTACACACAAAGCAATATTCAGTCACTTGCAAATCAGCTTGATTTAGACACGCATCTGTATTTGATTGATTTTTCATTCAAACCTGAGCAAATACAAACCCTTCTTGATACAGGCGCGCATCTCACTATTCTTGACCACCACGTGGGCGTGAACAAAACCCTTGAACAAATCAAGCACGAATGCTTTGCCTACACGTTTGATAATAATGAAAGTGGCACATCTATTGCGTGGAAACACTTTTTTGGAGAACCCGTACCTCGCCTTGTAGAACTCGTCAAAGACAGGGATATTTGGGCGTGGAAGCATGGAGATGAGACAAAGCATGCAAACAATTATTTGAGCCTGTTTATTAATAAACCTGAAAAAATGAAAGAGGTTCTCAAACAAGATGCAGCGCTCATAATTGAGAGGGGTTCGTACATGAGTGCGTATGCTGATGATTTAGTGCACACACTTGAAACCCGACTCACCCCGGTTACTATTTCGGTGGGAGAGTATGTGGTTCTAGCTTACAACACGCCTCTTTTCCATTCAGAAGTAGGACATTATTTTGCAAAAAAGAATAAACAGGCTGTTGCCGTGTTTAGCTATATTGATGATGGAGTGAAAGTGAGTTTTCGCGGACAAGACAATGACAAACCGCTTGCGCGCGAGATTGCAGAACTTTTAGGGGGCGGGGGTCATGACAATGCTGCCTCAGCGCGTGTGAGTGTGAAACAATTTATTGACATGATTGTCTTATAG